One part of the Lytechinus pictus isolate F3 Inbred chromosome 3, Lp3.0, whole genome shotgun sequence genome encodes these proteins:
- the LOC129255975 gene encoding uncharacterized protein LOC129255975 — translation MARVVCVTLLILASSCVSGSDPMMRRQHQRGTGYKERDNSQFISPESDDASDSDSSNGNGSGASRQDNFLNRHAHLQWKILSRKIQVGTANLNSEHSNKFPWKANDHKTQENQGQDGNFFHEHDARLGKKDVFDHDDMDRSSSSTRTSKDFIPGQNAKSFSVETLNGTLQFPSAVLLNKSIIFHVFDNRSGFLECFWTSEASLKSISSSPESLHYVFMSASSHAKQDALWMQNQIMNILQKMTSEGELRQKAVCNLQARLHFVTQPTYELGNWLPAVLMEWACQDHGCGFSQAVFKSITGSSSEVILKRLDARYDWLPSPAQVFSSPQSVVLAGNGCSTSEYVAGRIALVVDGDCSFADKVKEMEASSAVGVIVYSQPGYPVQDMNCEGAECDDPPSIPATMIPYNQALLQSVQKDSMNVSFQTSPSENFYFAIDQQGKLAELGWLLYPSFQFFVWQAQWFDYKTELKKNLSQEVTVVPVINDTIMQGHAGVVQTVDIPSLQDVSKIELDTSLSCPGTRDESCPPWDHTVQLYLCCDQTSPLCGMELGRWITAFRRRIGRWLTDVTPLTPLFTSSQCTFTMKTAWWAQPWKPSLSLRLHKSAKVLSEGHPRQILPLFRGGTFNQSYNTQYHPINFTVPQTAKKVILYAVITGHGSDNNGCGEFCVTSHHFIVNGHPNVNTFTNAGTPNGCAERSITGVEPNEHGTWLYGRDGWCDGREVDPWVVDVTSQVNMEGSNSIKYFGWFNGTDPDPTANPGVIIMYSYLVMYN, via the exons ATGGCCAGGGTAGTTTGTGTCACTTTGTTAATATTAGCTTCATCATGTGTATCAGGTAGCGACCCGATGATGAGGAGACAGCATCAAAGAGGAACCGGTTATAAAGAAAGAGACAATTCGCAATTCATTTCCCCAGAATCAGATGATGCAAGTGACTCCGACTCTTCCAATGGCAATGGCAGTGGTGCTTCCCGTCAAGATAACTTTCTGAACCGCCACGCCCACTTACAATGGAAAATTTTGAGCAGGAAGATCCAAGTCGGTACTGCAAATCTTAATAGTGAACATTCCAATAAATTTCCCTGGAAGGCGAATGATCACAAAACACAGGAAAATCAGGGACAGGATGGAAACTTTTTTCATGAACATGATGCTCGACTTGGCAAGAAAGATGtttttgatcatgatgatatggATCGAAGTTCAAGTTCAACCAGGACTAGCAAAGATTTCATCCCAGGCCAAAATGCAAAGTCTTTCAGTGTCGAGACACTCAATGGAACACTTCAGTTTCCCAGTGCAGTTCTGCTGAACAAGTCCATCATCTTCCACGTATTTGACAATAGATCCGGATTCCTAGAATGTTTTTGGACTTCTGAGGCATCCCTCAAGTCGATATCCTCCAGTCCTGAAAGCCTGCATTATGTATTTATGTCTGCAAGCTCCCATGCTAAGCAGGATGCATTGTGGATGCAgaaccaaataatgaatattttacagaaaatgacTTCGGAAGGTGAATTAAG GCAAAAGGCAGTTTGTAATCTTCAAGCCAGACTTCACTTTGTAACTCAACCCACATATGAGCTGGGTAATTGGCTTCCTGCTGTACTAATGGAATGGGCTTGCCAGGATCACGGATGTGGATTTTCACAAGCAGTCTTCAAATCAATTACAG GAAGCTCCTCTGAAGTCATTCTTAAAAGGTTGGATGCTCGATACGATTGGCTGCCATCCCCCGCCCAAGTTTTCTCTTCACCACAATCTGTAGTGCTTGCTGGAAATGGATGCTCTACCAGTGAATATGTTGCAGGTCGTATTGCTCTGGTTGTTGATGGGGACTGTAGCTTCGCAGACAAG GTGAAAGAAATGGAAGCCTCGTCTGCAGTCGGTGTAATAGTGTACAGTCAACCAGGCTATCCTGTGCAAGATATGAACTGTGAGGGCGCTGAATGTGATGATCCTCCTAGTATTCCTGCCACAATGATTCCATACAACCAAGCCCTTCTCCAAAG TGTGCAAAAGGACTCCATGAATGTGAGCTTTCAGACATCCCCAAGTGAGAACTTCTACTTTGCCATTGATCAGCAGGGAAAGCTAGCTGAATTGGGTTGGTTGCTCTACCCATCTTTCCAATTCTTTGTTTGGCAAGCACAATG GTTTGACTACAAGACTGAGCTCAAGAAGAACCTATCTCAAGAAGTAACAGTCGTACCAGTGATCAACGACACTATCATGCAAGGGCATGCCGGTGTAGTCCAGACAGTTGACATTCCATCTTTACAAG atgtCTCCAAGATTGAGCTAGATACTTCATTATCGTGTCCTGGGACTCGAGATGAGTCGTGTCCACCATGGGACCATACAGTGCAGTTATATCTGTGCTGTGACCAGACATCTCCACTATGTGGCATGGAGCTGGGCCGATGGATCACAGCATTTAGAAG ACGTATTGGACGATGGCTGACCGATGTGACACCATTAACTCCACTCTTTACGTCTTCTCAGTGCACATTCACAATGAAAACTGCCTGGTGGGCCCAACCATGGAAACCTTCCCTCAGTCTCAGACTTCATAAATCAG CTAAGGTCTTGTCTGAAGGACATCCGCGTCAAATCCTTCCGCTCTTCCGAGGAGGTACATTCAACCAGTCCTACAACACACAGTATCACCCAATCAACTTCACAGTCCCCCAGACAGCTAAAAAG gtCATCTTGTATGCCGTGATCACTGGTCATGGAAGTGACAACAATGGCTGTGGAGAGTTTTGTGTGACATCTCATCATTTCATTGTTAATGGTCATCCAAATGTCAACACATTTACTAATGCTG gTACCCCAAATGGATGTGCGGAAAGGAGCATTACAGGTGTTGAACCCAACGAGCACGGGACTTGGCTGTACGGACGGGACGGTTGGTGCGACGGAAGAGAGGTGGATCCTTGGGTGGTTGACGTCACTTCTCAAGTCAACATGGAGGGATCCAACTCCATCAAGTACTTTGGTTGGTTCAACGGAACCGACCCTGATCCTACGGCCAATCCCGGCGTCATCATCATGTACTCCTACCTTGTGATGTATAACTAG
- the LOC129278132 gene encoding uncharacterized protein LOC129278132, whose protein sequence is MADRKSHIREKGLCYGCLKYGHMSKACRRRSTCDICKGRHPSLLHENRNRPEPKKELEVDPRPNETQSSWSHASFSQHSDAGLTITKSTMIVPVWLSHSTTSDERMIYALLDTQSDTTFLLEKTKNEMNLHGTPVSLLLSTMSAMDERVPSERIEGLSIRSFDGEQRIALPSTYTRQFIPANHDHIPTPEMATSIPHLSKISHNLLPLQDCEIGLLIGYDCARALIPRDVIPPDHDRPNGPYGLKTDLGWSIVGTVKEIEHNFEDDPVGVSHRLTACEIPAELKTGNKDVLFAHNTSVKEEITPARVTRLMEADFLDTKAEGVAYSQNDVKFMNIMRDELHKLDDGHYEMPLPFKDEKPKLPNNRVLAKGRLDHLGRKFKQNDEYRKKYTKVMETLLEKGYAEPAPDHNTDGKVWYIPHHGVVQPNKLRVVFDCSAKCKGESLNSHLLTGPDLTNKLVGVLCRFRLDHIAFMCDIQEMFHQFRVNLEDRDYLRFLWWKDGNYDEVPNEFRMKVHLFGAASSPGCANFGLRQTASDHAAEFGEDVRDFIHQEFYVDDGLKSLPTVHQAVDLISRTKKLCEKGGLHLHKLVSNSREVLQTVPEEDRAKTVREINLLHDDLPLERALGVQWCVESDSFNFRITLQDKPLTRRGILSTVMSIYDPLGLLAPIVLTGKKILQALCKLSTDWDDPLPDDLRVKWENWRKDILQLESISIPRCYKPTNFKSIKSIQFHYFTDASTSGYGQCTYMRLTDVNDKVHCTLVIGKSRVAPSKSVTVPRLELTAAVVAAKVKKFLEAELKFDDAEHVFWTDSRVVLGYINNTDKRFHVFVANRIQQIRDFSRPSEWKYIESKNNPADEASRGLTVNQLNDSKWLHGPKMLWEQSIPTYEVKETFDVLPNDPEVKRSQVHVSQSREDGFDLHRLQRFSSWLVARKAVAYCLIFISRLKQRCRERHAKKAKDDPLTKANVAVLDLHQAEIEILKHVQREAFGDEIQILKSIQNDQGLTERKRKRQIKKASRLHGLDAFLDKYDILRVGGRIRRGDDSYIRKHPAILPQSHHITEIILRHCHALTAHQGRGMTLNQIRENGFWVLGGSNRVSKLIRKCVICQKLRSPTQIQKMSDLPSDRVTEAPPFTYCGMDCFGPWMIKEGRKDLKRYGLIFTCMASRAVHIETLNSLTTDSFIQAFRHFTALRGPVQQLRCDRGTNFVGAEAELKRAWHEMDHQKVKDCLLSDGCDYVHFIFNVPSASHMGGVWERQIRSIRSVLDTLLYQSGRQLDDESLRTLMCEASAIINSRPLTVTHLNDPTYPAPLTPNHLITMKSKVFLPPPGNFQNADIYSRKRWRRVQHLINEFWSRWRKEFLQNLQVRQKWTRPQRETCVGDIVILKDNNTPRNQWPLARVAKLLPSEDGHIRKVKLTLGDPGIGNSGKRKGPLQELERPIHKLVLLLPQEDQ, encoded by the coding sequence ATGGCAGATCGTAAAAGCCACATAAGAGAGAAAGGTCTATGTTACGGCTGCCTAAAGTATGGTCACATGTCTAAGGCTTGTAGGCGACGAAGTACCTGTGACATCTGCAAAGGACGACATCCATCTCTACTACATGAAAACAGAAATAGACCAGAACCAAAGAAGGAACTAGAGGTAGATCCAAGACCCAATGAAACTCAGTCGTCATGGTCTCATGCTTCATTTAGCCAACACTCTGACGCTGGATTGACCATTACGAAGAGTACAATGATAGTTCCTGTCTGGCTTTCTCACTCAACCACATCGGATGAGCGAATGATCTATGCATTACTTGACACTCAATCCGACACCACGTTCCTGCTAGAGAAAACCAAGAATGAGATGAATTTGCATGGAACTCCTGTAAGTCTCCTTCTTTCAACGATGTCAGCTATGGATGAAAGAGTACCAAGTGAACGCATTGAGGGTCTTTCTATCAGGTCATTTGATGGAGAACAGAGGATAGCTTTACCATCAACCTATACCAGACAGTTCATACCAGCAAATCATGATCACATACCCACTCCAGAGATGGCGACCAGTATCCCTCACCTTTCCAAGATTTCACATAACCTATTGCCCTTACAAGATTGTGAAATTGGTTTGTTAATTGGGTACGACTGTGCTAGAGCCCTCATACCAAGAGATGTCATTCCTCCTGATCATGATAGGCCTAATGGTCCATATGGCCTAAAGACAGACTTAGGATGGAGCATTGTGGGTACTGTGAAAGAAATTGAACACAACTTTGAGGATGATCCAGTTGGTGTAAGTCATCGATTGACAGCCTGTGAGATTCCTGCTGAGCTAAAAACAGGAAACAAGGATGTGTTGTTTGCTCATAACACATCAGTCAAGGAAGAGATCACCCCTGCAAGAGTGACAAGATTGATGGAAGCTGATTTCCTTGATACCAAGGCTGAAGGAGTGGCATACTCACAAAATGACGTCAAGTTTATGAACATTATGAGAGATGAGCTTCACAAATTAGACGATGGGCATTATGAAATGCCTTTGCCATTCAAGGATGAGAAGCCAAAGTTGCCGAATAACAGAGTTCTTGCGAAGGGACGACTTGATCATCTTGGAAGAAAGTTCAAGCAAAATGATGAGTATCGCAAGAAGTACACCAAGGTAATGGAAACTCTTCTGGAGAAGGGTTATGCGGAACCAGCACCAGATCATAACACAGATGGTAAAGTGTGGTATATCCCACACCATGGGGTAGTTCAACCAAATAAACTGAGAGTTGTATTCGACTGCAGTGCGAAATGCAAAGGAGAGTCGTTAAATTCGCACCTACTCACAGGACCAGACTTGACGAATAAATTAGTCGGAGTACTCTGTCGCTTCAGACTGGATCACATCGCATTCATGTGTGACATTCAAGAAATGTTCCACCAGTTCAGAGTCAACTTGGAAGACAGAGATTATCTCAGATTCCTCTGGTGGAAGGATGGTAATTACGACGAAGTACCAAATGAATTCAGGATGAAAGTACATCTATTTGGAGCAGCCTCCTCACCGGGATGTGCCAACTTTGGTCTCCGACAAACTGCTTCAGACCATGCTGCTGAGTTCGGTGAAGATGTAAGAGACTTCATTCATCAAGAATTTTACGTGGACGATGGTTTGAAGTCCTTGCCTACAGTACACCAAGCTGTAGATCTGATATCCAGAACCAAGAAACTATGTGAGAAGGGAGGTCTCCATCTCCATAAGCTTGTATCTAATTCAAGAGAGGTACTGCAAACGGTTCCAGAAGAAGATAGAGCAAAGACCGTCAGAGAGATTAATCTGCTTCATGACGACCTACCACTAGAGCGAGCTCTTGGAGTCCAGTGGTGTGTTGAATCTGACTCGTTTAACTTCAGAATCACACTTCAGGACAAGCCACTAACCAGACGAGGGATACTTTCTACAGTTATGTCTATTTACGATCCCTTAGGATTGTTAGCACCAATAGTGCTTACAGGAAAGAAGATTCTCCAGGCACTCTGCAAGCTGTCCACAGACTGGGACGATCCTCTTCCAGACGATCTTCGAGTAAAGTGGGAAAATTGGAGAAAGGACATACTACAACTTGAATCCATCTCAATCCCTAGGTGCTACAAACCTACTAACTTCAAGTCAATAAAGTCAATACAATTTCACTACTTTACTGATGCAAGTACCTCGGGATATGGTCAATGTACTTACATGAGACTAACTGATGTAAACGAtaaagtacattgtacattagTAATTGGAAAAAGCAGGGTGGCACCCTCGAAGTCTGTAACAGTACCTCGCCTGGAATTGACTGCTGCTGTTGTCGCCGCTAAGGTTAAGAAATTTCTGGAAGCAGAGCTTAAATTTGATGATGCAGAACATGTGTTCTGGACTGACAGCAGAGTCGTGCTTGGCTACATAAATAACACTGACAAACGCTTTCACGTATTTGTAGCCAACAGGATTCAACAGATCCGGGACTTTTCCAGACCTTCAGAGTGGAAGTACATTGAGTCAAAAAATAACCCTGCTGATGAAGCATCCAGAGGTCTAACAGTTAATCAGCTAAATGACTCAAAATGGCTACATGGACCAAAAATGCTATGGGAACAGTCAATTCCCACATATGAAGTTAAAGAGACATTCGATGTTCTTCCCAATGACCCAGAGGTGAAAAGGTCTCAAGTACATGTCTCTCAATCCAGAGAAGATGGGTTCGACTTGCACAGACTTCAACGTTTCTCTAGTTGGCTTGTAGCAAGGAAGGCTGTTGCATATTGCCTGATATTCATCTCACGTTTGAAACAACGCTGCAGAGAGAGACATGCCAAGAAAGCAAAGGACGATCCATTAACCAAGGCTAATGTTGCAGTGCTGGATCTCCATCAAGCAGAGATTGAAATTCTGAAGCATGTTCAAAGAGAAGCATTTGGAGATGAAATCCAGATTCTGAAATCTATCCAAAATGATCAGGGTCTTACTGAAAGAAAGAGGAAGCGTCAGATAAAGAAAGCTAGCCGTCTCCATGGTCTAGATGCCTTCCTAGATAAATATGATATCCTGAGGGTAGGAGGACGGATTCGAAGAGGTGATGATTCGTACATAAGGAAGCATCCCGCAATCCTTCCTCAAAGCCACCATATCACAGAAATAATTCTTCGTCATTGCCATGCATTGACAGCACATCAGGGTAGAGGCATGACGCTAAATCAAATCAGAGAGAATGGATTCTGGGTTCTTGGAGGCAGTAATCGAGTATCAAAACTCATACGGAAATGTGTCATATGCCAGAAACTACGAAGTCCAACTCAAATCCAAAAAATGTCAGATCTTCCTTCCGACAGAGTAACAGAGGCTCCACCATTCACATATTGTGGGATGGACTGTTTTGGACCTTGGATGATTAAGGAAGGTAGAAAGGATTTGAAGAGATACGGTCTTATCTTCACATGTATGGCCTCTCGGGCGGTACACATCGAGACACTCAACAGCTTGACTACTGACTCATTCATTCAAGCATTTCGTCATTTCACAGCTCTCCGAGGACCAGTTCAACAACTAAGATGTGATAGAGGGACAAACTTCGTCGGAGCGGAGGCAGAACTAAAAAGGGCCTGGCATGAAATGGATCATCAGAAGGTAAAGGACTGCCTTCTCAGTGACGGATGTGATTATGTTCACTTTATCTTCAACGTTCCCTCTGCCAGCCACATGGGAGGAGTATGGGAGCGGCAGATACGCTCTATTCGCAGTGTTCTAGATACTCTCCTGTACCAATCTGGAAGGCAGCTGGATGATGAATCACTACGAACCTTGATGTGTGAGGCTTCAGCTATCATCAACAGCAGACCATTGACAGTAACTCATCTCAATGATCCAACGTATCCAGCACCTCTGACGCCAAACCACCTCATAACAATGAAGTCTAAAGTGTTCCTTCCTCCCCCAGGAAACTTCCAGAATGCAGATATCTACTCGAGAAAGCGATGGAGGAGAGTACAACACCTCATTAATGAATTCTGGAGTAGATGGAGAAAGGAGTTCCTTCAGAACCTTCAGGTCCGCCAGAAGTGGACACGCCCACAACGCGAAACTTGTGTTGGAGACATTGTCATTCTGAAGGACAACAATACTCCAAGAAATCAGTGGCCCCTAGCGCGTGTTGCCAAACTCCTGCCATCTGAAGATGGACACATTCGCAAAGTGAAACTTACCTTGGGAGACCCCGGAATAGGTAATAGTGGTAAGCGTAAAGGTCCTCTTCAAGAATTAGAGCGTCCTATTCATAAACTGGTGTTACTGTTACCGCAAGAAGACCAATAG